Proteins encoded together in one Anoxybacillus flavithermus window:
- a CDS encoding phage holin family protein, whose protein sequence is MRWLAHIVINAVLLLALAGYFDSIYLSSVWAALVASILLSFFNTFVRPLLILLTLPVTVLTFGLFLFVINAITLAMTAWVMGSSFQIGGFSNALFASLAISLFHLIIESVRKEK, encoded by the coding sequence ATGAGATGGCTAGCACATATAGTGATTAACGCTGTTTTATTATTAGCATTAGCTGGATATTTTGACTCCATTTATTTATCAAGCGTTTGGGCAGCGCTCGTTGCAAGTATTCTTTTGTCTTTTTTCAATACGTTCGTTCGCCCGTTACTTATTTTACTGACGCTTCCTGTGACCGTATTGACGTTTGGGCTGTTTTTATTCGTCATTAACGCAATCACACTGGCAATGACGGCATGGGTCATGGGAAGCTCGTTTCAAATCGGTGGCTTTAGCAACGCGTTATTTGCATCGCTTGCGATCTCACTCTTTCACTTAATCATTGAGTCAGTACGAAAAGAAAAGTAA
- the hprK gene encoding HPr(Ser) kinase/phosphatase — translation MPKVRTKDLIDEFQFELVSGAEGIHRPITTSDLSRPGIEMAGYFAYYPAERIQLLGVTELSFFERLTPVEKRLRMEKLCTDITPAIIVSRGLDVPKELIEASEKRKVPVMRSTMKTTRLASRLTNYLESKLAPTTAVHGVLVDVYGVGVLITGKSGVGKSETALELVKRGHRLVADDCVEIRQEDENLLIGSAPELIEHLLEIRGLGIINVMTLFGAGAVRPHKRISLVIDLELWDLNKQYDRLGLEEEKVKIIDTEVTKLTVPVRPGRNLAVIIEVAAMNFRLKRMGVNAAEEFSERLADAIGDAEHDYE, via the coding sequence GTGCCAAAAGTACGGACAAAAGATTTAATTGATGAGTTTCAATTTGAACTTGTAAGCGGGGCAGAGGGGATTCATCGCCCGATTACAACGAGTGATTTATCCCGTCCGGGCATTGAAATGGCCGGTTATTTTGCATATTATCCTGCTGAGCGCATACAGTTGCTTGGTGTGACTGAACTATCTTTTTTCGAACGATTAACGCCTGTAGAAAAACGGTTGCGTATGGAAAAGTTATGTACAGATATTACACCAGCCATTATCGTTTCACGTGGACTAGATGTACCAAAGGAGCTTATCGAAGCATCGGAAAAAAGAAAAGTGCCTGTCATGCGTTCAACGATGAAAACGACGCGATTGGCTAGCCGCCTGACAAACTATTTAGAAAGTAAACTCGCACCGACGACAGCTGTGCACGGTGTGCTTGTTGATGTGTACGGTGTTGGTGTACTTATTACAGGAAAAAGTGGTGTTGGAAAAAGCGAGACGGCGCTTGAGCTTGTGAAGCGCGGACATCGTCTCGTGGCAGATGATTGTGTCGAAATTCGCCAAGAGGATGAAAATTTGCTTATTGGTAGCGCACCGGAGCTCATTGAACATTTGCTTGAAATTCGTGGGCTCGGCATTATTAACGTCATGACGTTATTTGGGGCAGGGGCGGTGCGTCCACATAAGCGTATTTCGCTTGTCATTGATTTAGAGTTATGGGATCTGAATAAACAATACGATCGTCTCGGGCTTGAAGAAGAAAAGGTAAAAATTATTGATACGGAAGTGACGAAATTGACGGTTCCAGTTCGTCCAGGGCGAAATTTAGCGGTCATTATCGAAGTGGCAGCGATGAATTTCCGCTTAAAGCGCATGGGTGTCAATGCAGCGGAAGAATTTTCTGAGCGGTTGGCGGATGCGATTGGCGATGCGGAGCACGATTATGAATGA
- a CDS encoding PDZ domain-containing protein: MEAWGFVWLKALGTFWLQPLLYYAIIFAWFIGWRRVQRERRDFHTRVYRSSRELRALIRSRSWLAIVFSIVTVGVGLVIPNDTLVFWTIVTIVCSFFMQLRLLSPAYVGSIVIFTVSFFAQMEWAQPFFARFFPHMTETNVTAIALLIGLLLFVEMWLVYREGAELSSPRLVTSKRGLVIGEQMMQRLWLVPFIIPVPGEGVTPFGAWWPIISGGETYSLVLVPFLLGFSQRVQTGMPIYLVKWTAKRIGWLASVVSLLAIGSYWLKPLAIVSAVVAILWREWIALSAKLYEQKRPPYFTKRTNGLVILGVLPDTPAHKMALSVGEVIVKVNGIPVVTEDEFYAALQHNRAFCKLEVLNESGEVRFAQSALFEGEHHELGLLFVRDEG; the protein is encoded by the coding sequence ATGGAAGCATGGGGATTTGTGTGGTTAAAAGCGCTCGGAACGTTTTGGTTACAACCGTTGTTATATTATGCAATCATATTTGCATGGTTTATTGGCTGGCGTCGTGTGCAACGCGAAAGACGGGATTTTCATACGCGCGTCTATCGTTCTTCTCGTGAGCTGCGTGCACTCATTCGCTCACGCAGTTGGCTTGCCATTGTTTTTTCAATTGTAACCGTTGGCGTTGGACTTGTCATTCCGAATGATACGCTCGTTTTTTGGACGATTGTGACGATCGTATGCAGTTTTTTTATGCAGCTTCGGCTGTTATCGCCTGCATATGTAGGTAGTATCGTTATATTTACCGTTAGTTTTTTTGCGCAAATGGAGTGGGCACAGCCATTTTTTGCGCGCTTTTTCCCGCATATGACGGAAACAAATGTGACTGCCATCGCGCTTTTAATCGGATTGCTTTTGTTTGTCGAAATGTGGCTCGTTTACCGTGAAGGAGCAGAGCTTAGCTCGCCGCGGCTTGTAACGAGCAAGCGGGGACTTGTCATCGGTGAACAAATGATGCAACGTCTTTGGCTCGTACCTTTTATTATTCCTGTGCCAGGAGAGGGAGTGACGCCGTTTGGAGCGTGGTGGCCGATCATTTCAGGCGGTGAGACGTATTCGCTCGTTCTCGTGCCGTTTTTACTTGGGTTTTCCCAACGCGTGCAAACAGGAATGCCTATTTATTTAGTGAAATGGACAGCGAAGCGTATCGGCTGGCTAGCATCGGTTGTTAGCTTATTGGCTATCGGCAGCTACTGGTTGAAGCCGCTTGCGATCGTTAGTGCTGTTGTGGCTATTTTATGGAGAGAGTGGATTGCTTTATCAGCAAAGTTGTATGAACAAAAGCGCCCTCCGTATTTTACAAAACGAACGAATGGGCTTGTTATTTTAGGCGTGTTGCCGGATACGCCAGCACATAAAATGGCGCTTTCGGTCGGAGAAGTAATTGTGAAGGTAAACGGTATACCGGTCGTGACGGAAGATGAATTTTACGCAGCATTGCAACATAATCGTGCATTTTGTAAGCTAGAAGTATTAAACGAGAGCGGGGAAGTTCGCTTTGCGCAATCGGCTTTATTTGAAGGGGAACATCACGAACTCGGGCTGTTATTCGTAAGAGATGAGGGATAG
- the lgt gene encoding prolipoprotein diacylglyceryl transferase, with protein MLLHIEPLDRVFFQLGPITIYWYGVIIATGVLLGLWLATREGERLGIRKETFVDLVLIAVPIAIVCARAYYVIFQWDYYSQHISEIPQIWHGGLAIHGGLIGAIATGVVFAKKRGLSFWKLADIAAPSIILGQAIGRWGNFMNQEAHGGPVSRAFLESLHLPDWIINQMYIQGQYYHPTFLYESLWNMLGFLVLLALRRRNLRRGELFLTYIIWYSIGRFFIEGLRTDSLMLTETIRMAQFISLLLIVFAVMMIVVRRMRGLANERYND; from the coding sequence ATGTTGTTGCATATTGAACCGCTTGATCGCGTCTTTTTCCAACTCGGACCAATTACAATTTATTGGTACGGTGTCATTATTGCGACAGGCGTCTTGCTTGGTCTTTGGCTCGCGACACGAGAAGGCGAGCGGTTAGGGATACGAAAAGAAACATTTGTTGATCTTGTGTTAATTGCTGTGCCGATTGCGATTGTATGTGCACGGGCGTATTACGTTATTTTTCAATGGGACTATTATTCGCAACATATAAGCGAAATTCCACAAATTTGGCATGGTGGTTTGGCGATTCATGGCGGTTTAATTGGTGCGATCGCAACAGGTGTTGTGTTCGCTAAAAAACGAGGGCTGTCGTTTTGGAAACTAGCCGATATTGCAGCGCCAAGTATCATTTTAGGGCAGGCGATTGGACGTTGGGGGAATTTTATGAATCAAGAAGCGCACGGGGGACCTGTATCACGAGCATTTTTAGAAAGTTTGCATTTGCCGGATTGGATTATTAATCAAATGTACATACAAGGGCAATATTACCATCCGACGTTTTTATACGAATCGTTATGGAATATGCTTGGGTTTCTCGTTTTGCTTGCGCTCCGAAGACGAAATTTACGAAGAGGGGAATTATTTCTCACGTACATCATTTGGTATTCGATCGGGCGCTTTTTTATTGAGGGATTGCGGACAGACAGTTTAATGTTAACAGAAACGATTCGTATGGCTCAGTTCATTTCGCTTTTGCTTATTGTGTTTGCGGTCATGATGATCGTTGTGCGTCGCATGCGCGGTTTAGCGAATGAGCGGTACAACGATTAA
- a CDS encoding PspC domain-containing protein: MKKLVRLRHDRMIAGVLSGLAAHMNMDATVVRLLFVALLLITGIMPFALLYALAVFIIPSEEDVI, encoded by the coding sequence ATGAAAAAGCTTGTAAGGCTTCGTCATGATCGCATGATTGCAGGTGTGTTAAGCGGATTAGCCGCTCACATGAATATGGACGCTACGGTTGTACGTTTATTGTTTGTCGCGCTATTATTAATTACCGGCATTATGCCGTTTGCGCTTTTATACGCGCTTGCGGTATTTATTATTCCGAGTGAGGAGGACGTCATATGA
- a CDS encoding CsbA family protein produces the protein MWFLLALIVPALLVILFTRVTYNHYVGTLLTVALLVASYVKGYTDQLYEIVADIASLIVGFLYAKRMVEKQKQS, from the coding sequence ATGTGGTTTTTGTTAGCGTTAATTGTACCGGCGTTGCTAGTTATTTTATTTACGCGGGTGACGTATAACCATTATGTCGGTACACTGCTTACTGTCGCGTTGCTCGTAGCATCGTATGTGAAAGGATATACCGATCAATTGTATGAAATTGTTGCTGATATAGCGTCGCTCATCGTCGGATTTTTATATGCGAAACGAATGGTAGAAAAGCAAAAACAGTCGTAA
- a CDS encoding MerR family transcriptional regulator, which produces MELKTSAVAKRLGVSTKTVQRWVKKYNIPCKKNETGHYVFTNEAVEQLEKYKFLGIEEEEKEHVDWEEVEQRLNELERKIDQKADDVVSFQLLQHRREIEDMLQYIQRLEQRIVDLEHQQQTKLVHEQPKQTRRGIISLFL; this is translated from the coding sequence ATGGAACTAAAGACGAGCGCGGTCGCGAAACGACTTGGGGTATCGACAAAAACGGTGCAACGGTGGGTAAAAAAGTATAACATTCCATGCAAAAAAAACGAGACAGGACATTATGTGTTTACGAACGAAGCGGTCGAACAACTAGAAAAATATAAGTTTCTCGGCATAGAGGAAGAAGAGAAGGAACATGTCGATTGGGAAGAGGTAGAACAACGTCTCAATGAACTCGAACGAAAAATTGACCAAAAAGCAGATGACGTTGTCTCGTTTCAACTATTGCAACATCGGCGAGAAATAGAAGACATGCTCCAATACATCCAACGGCTCGAGCAACGAATTGTTGACCTCGAACATCAACAACAAACGAAACTTGTTCATGAGCAACCAAAACAAACACGACGTGGCATTATTAGCCTCTTTTTATAA
- the uvrB gene encoding excinuclease ABC subunit UvrB, with the protein MDTFQLVSAYKPQGDQPKAIAKLVEGIQQGKKHQTLLGATGTGKTFTISNVIQQVNKPTLVIAHNKTLAGQLYSEFKQFFPHNAVEYFVSYYDYYQPEAYVPQTDTYIEKDASINDEIDKLRHSATSALFERRDVIIIASVSCIYGLGSPEEYRELVVSLRVGMEIERDHLLRRLVDIQYERNDIDFRRGTFRVRGDVVEIFPASRDEHCIRIEFFGDEIERIREVDALTGHVMAEREHVSIFPASHFVTREEKMKLAIENIEKELEERLRELREQGKLLEAQRLEQRTRYDIEMMKEMGFCSGIENYSRHLTLRPPGSTPYTLLDYFPDDFLIVIDESHVTLPQIRGMYNGDKARKEVLVEHGFRLPSALDNRPLTFEEFEQKVNQVIYVSATPGPYELEHCPEVVEQIIRPTGLLDPTIDVRPIAGQIDDLVDEIQKRIARKERTLVTTLTKKMAEDLTDYLKDIGIQVAYLHSEIKTLERIEIIRDLRLGKYDVLVGINLLREGLDIPEVSLVAILDADKEGFLRSERSLIQTIGRAARNANGHVIMYADTITKSMEIAINETKRRRAIQEAYNREHGIVPKTIQKDIPDVIRATFAAEEKEAYETKDVRHLSKEERLALIAKLEQEMKEAAKALHFERAAELRDLILELKAEV; encoded by the coding sequence GTGGACACATTTCAATTAGTATCCGCTTATAAGCCGCAGGGCGATCAGCCGAAAGCGATCGCGAAGCTTGTCGAAGGGATTCAACAAGGAAAAAAACATCAAACGTTGCTTGGAGCAACAGGAACAGGAAAAACGTTTACGATTTCAAACGTCATTCAACAAGTGAATAAACCGACGTTAGTCATTGCGCATAATAAAACGTTAGCAGGGCAATTGTATAGCGAGTTTAAACAATTTTTTCCGCATAACGCGGTCGAATATTTTGTCAGCTATTACGATTATTATCAGCCGGAAGCGTACGTTCCGCAAACAGATACGTATATTGAAAAAGATGCAAGCATTAATGACGAAATTGATAAATTGCGCCATTCCGCAACGTCTGCGCTATTTGAACGACGCGACGTCATTATTATTGCAAGCGTTTCGTGTATTTATGGTTTAGGTTCTCCAGAAGAATATCGCGAACTTGTCGTTTCGCTTCGCGTCGGCATGGAAATCGAGCGCGATCATTTGTTGCGCCGACTTGTCGACATTCAATATGAACGAAACGATATTGATTTTCGTCGCGGAACGTTTCGGGTGCGCGGAGATGTCGTCGAAATTTTCCCTGCCTCACGCGATGAGCATTGTATTCGCATTGAGTTTTTTGGTGATGAAATTGAGCGCATTCGCGAAGTGGATGCACTCACAGGACATGTGATGGCAGAGCGAGAACATGTGTCGATTTTCCCAGCATCCCACTTCGTCACACGTGAAGAAAAAATGAAGCTGGCCATTGAAAATATTGAAAAGGAATTAGAAGAGCGGCTTCGCGAGCTGCGTGAACAAGGAAAATTGCTTGAAGCGCAGCGATTAGAACAACGGACGCGCTACGATATTGAAATGATGAAGGAAATGGGATTTTGTTCGGGCATCGAAAACTATTCGCGTCATTTGACGTTGCGTCCACCAGGCTCAACGCCTTATACGTTGTTAGATTATTTTCCTGACGACTTTTTAATTGTGATTGACGAATCGCATGTGACATTGCCGCAAATTCGCGGCATGTATAACGGTGATAAAGCGCGAAAAGAAGTGCTTGTTGAACACGGCTTCCGTTTGCCATCGGCGCTCGATAACCGGCCATTGACGTTTGAAGAATTTGAACAAAAAGTGAATCAAGTGATTTACGTATCTGCGACACCAGGTCCGTATGAGCTTGAACATTGTCCAGAAGTCGTTGAACAAATTATTCGTCCGACAGGATTGTTAGACCCGACGATTGATGTGCGACCGATCGCAGGGCAAATTGACGATTTAGTCGATGAAATTCAAAAGCGCATCGCTCGCAAAGAACGCACGCTTGTGACGACGTTGACGAAAAAAATGGCGGAAGATTTAACCGATTATTTAAAAGATATCGGCATTCAAGTGGCGTATTTGCATTCGGAAATTAAGACGCTAGAACGAATTGAAATTATTCGCGATTTACGATTAGGCAAATATGATGTGCTCGTCGGCATTAACTTATTGCGAGAAGGGCTTGATATCCCAGAAGTGTCGCTTGTAGCGATTTTAGATGCCGATAAAGAAGGGTTTTTACGTTCTGAGCGCTCACTCATCCAAACGATTGGACGAGCGGCGCGCAACGCGAATGGGCATGTCATTATGTATGCCGATACGATCACGAAATCAATGGAAATTGCGATCAATGAAACGAAGCGGCGACGTGCGATTCAAGAAGCGTATAACCGTGAGCATGGCATCGTGCCAAAAACGATTCAAAAAGACATTCCAGATGTCATTCGTGCGACATTTGCCGCGGAAGAAAAAGAAGCGTATGAAACGAAAGATGTCCGTCATTTATCAAAAGAAGAGCGCCTTGCGCTTATTGCCAAACTCGAACAAGAAATGAAAGAAGCAGCCAAAGCTCTTCATTTTGAACGTGCTGCCGAACTGCGCGATCTCATTTTAGAATTGAAAGCGGAGGTGTAA
- a CDS encoding DUF4870 domain-containing protein codes for MEGNKLLAALCYFSVFFAPFLFPIIVYFVTKHERVKEHAKKSFLSHLIPIAIVVATGGLFMIFAITGVDGWIGLPFIGIVIGGIVHVVVIVWNIIKGVQVLQQSGGMYE; via the coding sequence ATGGAAGGAAATAAGTTGCTTGCGGCGTTATGTTATTTCAGTGTATTTTTTGCCCCGTTTTTATTTCCGATTATCGTTTATTTTGTCACGAAACATGAACGAGTGAAAGAACATGCGAAAAAATCGTTTTTATCTCATCTCATCCCTATTGCAATTGTGGTTGCTACGGGTGGACTGTTTATGATTTTCGCTATCACAGGAGTAGACGGATGGATCGGTCTTCCGTTTATCGGCATTGTGATCGGTGGCATTGTACATGTTGTCGTTATTGTTTGGAATATTATTAAAGGAGTTCAAGTGTTACAACAATCGGGAGGGATGTACGAATGA
- the uvrA gene encoding excinuclease ABC subunit UvrA has product MDHIVVKGARAHNLKNIDVVIPRNKLVVLTGLSGSGKSSLAFDTIYAEGQRRYVESLSAYARQFLGQMDKPDVDSIEGLSPAISIDQKTTSRNPRSTVGTVTEIYDYLRLLFARIGRPVCPTHGIEITSQTIEQMVDRLMQYPERTKMQILAPIVSGRKGTHVKTLEEIKKQGYVRVRIDGELRDVSEDIVLEKNKKHSIEVVIDRIIMKEGIQSRLADSLEAALKLADGKVLVDVIGQEELLFSEHHACPHCGFSIGELEPRLFSFNSPYGACPSCDGLGAKLEVDLDLVIPNKELTLREHALAPWEPQSSQYYPQLLETVCRHYGIDMDVPVKQLPKQQLDLLLYGSNGEKIYFRYENDFGHVRETYVEFEGVVRNVERRYRETTSDYVREQMEKYMTEQPCPACDGNRLKKESLAVFVGGKHIGEVTAMSVNEALTFFETLQLTEKEQKIAHLILREIVERLGFLKNVGLDYLTLNRAAGTLSGGEAQRIRLATQIGSRLTGVLYVLDEPSIGLHQRDNDRLIATLQNMRDLGNTLIVVEHDEDTMLAADYLIDIGPGAGAHGGEVVAAGTPEQVMNDPHSLTGQYLSGKKFIPLPIERRTPDGRWLEVVGARENNLKNVDVRIPLGLFVAVTGVSGSGKSTLINEILHKALAQKLHHAKVKPGEHTDIRGIHYLDKVIDIDQSPIGRTPRSNPATYTGVFDDIRDLFATTNEAKMRGYQKGRFSFNVKGGRCEACRGDGIIKIEMHFLPDVYVPCEVCHGKRYNRETLEVKYKDKNIAEVLDMTVEEALTFFENIPKIKRKLQTLYDVGLGYMQLGQPATTLSGGEAQRVKLASELHRRSTGRTLYILDEPTTGLHVDDIARLLHVLQRLVEQGDTVLVIEHNLDVIKTADYIIDLGPEGGDGGGQIVAVGTPEEVAQVERSYTGKYLQPILARDRERMRQRIPSV; this is encoded by the coding sequence ATGGATCATATCGTCGTCAAAGGTGCACGAGCGCACAATTTAAAAAATATTGATGTCGTCATTCCGCGCAACAAGCTCGTTGTGCTTACCGGCTTATCGGGCTCGGGAAAATCATCGCTTGCATTTGACACCATTTACGCGGAAGGGCAGCGGCGATATGTCGAATCGTTGTCGGCATACGCCCGGCAATTTTTAGGGCAAATGGATAAGCCTGATGTCGATTCGATTGAAGGGCTGTCACCCGCCATTTCAATCGATCAAAAAACGACAAGCCGCAACCCACGATCAACAGTTGGAACAGTCACAGAAATTTACGATTACTTGCGCTTATTGTTTGCACGCATCGGTCGCCCTGTTTGTCCAACGCACGGCATCGAAATTACGTCGCAAACAATTGAACAAATGGTTGACCGCCTGATGCAATATCCAGAGCGGACGAAAATGCAAATTTTAGCTCCGATCGTTTCGGGAAGGAAAGGGACGCACGTCAAAACGTTAGAAGAAATAAAAAAGCAAGGATATGTACGCGTGCGCATCGACGGGGAATTGCGCGATGTATCTGAAGACATCGTACTTGAAAAAAATAAAAAGCATTCGATCGAAGTGGTCATCGACCGCATCATCATGAAAGAAGGTATTCAGTCGCGCCTGGCTGATTCGCTTGAAGCGGCGTTGAAGCTTGCGGACGGTAAAGTGCTCGTCGATGTCATCGGACAAGAAGAGTTGTTATTTAGTGAACATCACGCTTGTCCACACTGCGGTTTTTCAATCGGTGAACTAGAGCCGCGTTTATTTTCGTTTAACAGCCCGTACGGTGCGTGTCCATCGTGCGACGGGTTAGGGGCAAAGTTGGAAGTCGATCTCGATTTAGTCATTCCAAATAAAGAACTGACGCTTCGTGAACACGCGCTCGCGCCATGGGAACCACAAAGCTCGCAATATTATCCGCAGCTGTTAGAAACGGTATGTCGTCATTACGGCATTGATATGGACGTGCCTGTGAAACAGTTGCCAAAACAACAGCTCGATCTTTTATTGTATGGATCGAACGGTGAGAAAATATATTTTCGCTATGAAAACGACTTCGGCCATGTGCGCGAAACGTATGTGGAGTTTGAAGGTGTCGTGCGCAACGTCGAACGCCGTTATCGCGAAACGACATCGGATTATGTGCGTGAACAAATGGAAAAATATATGACCGAACAACCGTGTCCGGCGTGCGATGGCAACCGTTTGAAAAAAGAAAGTTTAGCGGTTTTCGTTGGCGGCAAACATATCGGGGAAGTGACGGCGATGTCGGTCAATGAAGCGCTGACGTTTTTTGAAACGCTTCAATTGACGGAAAAAGAACAAAAAATCGCTCATTTAATTTTGCGTGAAATTGTTGAGCGTCTCGGCTTTTTAAAAAATGTTGGGCTCGATTATTTAACGTTAAACCGCGCGGCAGGGACATTGTCAGGTGGAGAAGCGCAACGTATTCGATTAGCGACGCAAATCGGATCGCGGTTAACCGGTGTATTATACGTATTAGACGAACCGTCAATCGGACTTCATCAGCGTGATAACGATCGGTTAATTGCGACATTGCAAAACATGCGTGATTTAGGAAATACGCTCATTGTCGTCGAGCACGATGAAGATACGATGCTTGCGGCAGATTATTTAATTGACATCGGACCGGGAGCAGGGGCGCACGGAGGAGAAGTTGTCGCTGCAGGTACACCTGAACAAGTGATGAATGATCCACATTCATTAACCGGTCAATATTTATCAGGGAAAAAGTTTATTCCGCTCCCGATTGAACGAAGAACGCCAGACGGTCGTTGGCTTGAAGTCGTTGGAGCTAGGGAAAACAATTTAAAAAACGTCGATGTTCGCATTCCTCTCGGGCTGTTTGTTGCGGTGACGGGGGTATCCGGTTCGGGAAAAAGTACGCTCATTAATGAAATTTTGCATAAAGCGTTAGCGCAAAAGTTACATCATGCAAAAGTAAAACCGGGAGAGCATACAGACATTCGCGGCATTCACTATTTAGATAAAGTCATTGACATCGACCAGTCGCCAATCGGCCGAACACCGCGCTCCAATCCGGCGACGTATACGGGCGTTTTTGATGATATTCGTGATCTATTCGCAACGACAAATGAAGCGAAAATGCGTGGATATCAAAAAGGACGGTTTAGTTTTAATGTGAAAGGCGGTCGCTGTGAAGCGTGTCGTGGCGATGGGATTATAAAGATCGAAATGCACTTTTTGCCGGACGTATACGTGCCATGTGAAGTATGTCACGGTAAACGATATAATCGCGAAACGTTGGAAGTGAAATATAAAGATAAAAATATCGCTGAAGTGCTCGATATGACAGTAGAAGAAGCGCTGACGTTTTTTGAAAATATCCCGAAAATTAAACGAAAGTTACAAACACTTTACGACGTCGGACTCGGCTATATGCAACTCGGACAGCCAGCTACAACGCTTTCTGGTGGCGAGGCGCAGCGGGTGAAGTTGGCATCTGAATTGCATCGTCGTTCGACAGGAAGAACGTTATACATTTTAGATGAGCCGACAACAGGTTTGCATGTGGATGATATTGCCCGTTTATTACATGTTCTGCAACGGCTTGTAGAACAAGGAGATACGGTGCTTGTCATCGAGCATAACTTAGACGTCATTAAAACGGCAGACTATATTATTGATCTTGGACCAGAAGGCGGCGATGGGGGTGGACAAATCGTTGCGGTAGGTACGCCAGAAGAAGTGGCGCAAGTTGAGCGATCGTATACCGGGAAGTATTTGCAGCCAATTTTGGCACGCGATCGCGAACGCATGCGCCAACGTATACCGAGCGTATAA